Proteins found in one Rhodovulum sp. MB263 genomic segment:
- the alaS gene encoding alanine--tRNA ligase — MPTLNEIRSTFLSYFERNGHEVVDSSPLVPRNDPTLMFANSGMVQFKNLFTGVEKRDYTRATTAQKCVRAGGKHNDLDNVGYTARHHTFFEMLGNFSFGDYFKSDAIPFAWELLTRDFGIPKDRLLVTVYHTDDEAAAIWKKVAGLSDDKIIRIPTSDNFWQMGDTGPCGPCTEIFYDHGDHIWGGPPGSADEDGDRFIEIWNLVFMQYEQFEDGTRRELSAQSIDTGMGLERIGALLQGKHDNYDTDLMRDLIEASAHATSTEPDGPGNVHHRVIADHLRSTSFLIADGVMPSNDGRGYVLRRIMRRAMRHAHLLGSQDPVMYRLVPALVTQMGAAYPELRRAQALIEETLKLEETRFIQTLDRGLRLLDEELARLPEDGDLPGAAAFKLYDTYGFPLDLTQDALREKGRKVDVSGFDAAMAEQRAKARASWAGSGETKESTIWFEIAERVAATEFLGYDTETAEGQVMALVAEGVEVKELSAGTTGWMIVNQTPFYGESGGQVGDTGTYLKPEGRGEILDTQKMPGGLFAHKVTPAKAALAVGDAVELRVDHARRSAIRANHSATHLLHEALRQTLGDHVAQKGSLNAPDRLRFDFSHARAMAPAELAAVESQVNGFIRQNSAVETRIMTPDDARAIGAQALFGEKYGDEVRVVSMGRAASGKGHDGQTWSIELCGGTHVTRTGDIGLCVVLGDSASSAGIRRIEALTGQAALDHLIAQERRLAEVAEAVKAPAADVVARIRSLVDERRALEHEVAQLRRELALAGPAGAAPEARDIAGVPFLAQVLHGISGKDLPPIIDDHKARLGSGAILLIAEADGKAAVAAGVTPDLTDKVSAVDLVRAAVAELGGKGGGGRPDMAQGGAKDAANAEAAIKAAEAVLGA; from the coding sequence ATGCCCACGCTGAACGAAATCCGCTCGACCTTCCTGAGCTATTTCGAACGGAACGGCCACGAGGTGGTCGACAGCTCGCCGCTCGTTCCCCGCAACGATCCCACGCTCATGTTCGCCAATTCGGGCATGGTGCAGTTCAAGAACCTCTTCACCGGGGTCGAGAAACGGGATTATACCCGCGCCACCACCGCGCAGAAATGTGTGCGCGCGGGCGGCAAGCATAACGACCTCGACAATGTCGGCTATACCGCGCGTCACCATACCTTCTTCGAGATGCTGGGGAATTTCAGCTTCGGCGACTATTTCAAGTCCGATGCCATCCCCTTTGCCTGGGAACTCCTGACCCGCGATTTCGGCATTCCGAAGGACCGGCTGCTGGTCACGGTCTATCACACCGATGACGAGGCGGCCGCGATCTGGAAGAAGGTTGCGGGACTTTCGGACGACAAGATCATCCGCATCCCGACCAGCGACAATTTCTGGCAGATGGGCGATACCGGCCCCTGCGGCCCCTGCACCGAGATCTTCTACGATCATGGCGATCACATCTGGGGCGGCCCGCCCGGATCGGCAGACGAGGATGGCGACCGGTTCATCGAGATCTGGAACCTCGTCTTCATGCAATACGAGCAGTTCGAGGACGGCACCCGGCGCGAGCTGTCGGCGCAGTCGATCGATACCGGCATGGGGCTCGAACGGATCGGCGCGCTGCTGCAGGGCAAGCACGACAATTACGATACCGACCTGATGCGCGATCTGATCGAGGCCTCGGCGCATGCCACCTCGACCGAGCCCGACGGCCCCGGCAACGTCCATCACCGGGTGATCGCCGATCACCTGCGCTCGACCTCCTTCCTGATCGCGGACGGGGTGATGCCCTCGAATGACGGCCGCGGCTACGTGCTGCGCCGGATCATGCGCCGCGCCATGCGCCACGCCCATCTTCTGGGCAGCCAGGACCCGGTCATGTACCGGCTGGTGCCCGCGCTCGTCACCCAGATGGGCGCGGCCTATCCGGAACTCCGCCGCGCCCAGGCGCTGATCGAAGAGACGCTGAAGCTGGAGGAAACCCGCTTCATCCAGACCTTGGACCGCGGCCTGCGGCTGCTCGACGAGGAACTGGCCCGTCTGCCCGAGGATGGCGATCTGCCCGGCGCGGCGGCGTTCAAGCTGTACGACACCTACGGCTTCCCGCTGGACCTGACCCAGGACGCGCTGCGCGAAAAGGGCCGCAAGGTCGATGTGTCGGGCTTCGATGCGGCGATGGCCGAACAGCGCGCCAAGGCACGTGCCAGCTGGGCCGGATCGGGCGAGACGAAGGAATCGACCATCTGGTTCGAGATCGCCGAGCGCGTCGCCGCGACCGAATTCCTCGGCTACGATACCGAGACCGCCGAGGGCCAGGTGATGGCGCTGGTGGCCGAGGGCGTCGAGGTCAAGGAACTGTCCGCCGGCACCACCGGCTGGATGATCGTCAACCAGACCCCGTTCTATGGGGAATCGGGCGGTCAGGTCGGCGATACCGGCACCTATCTCAAGCCCGAGGGCCGGGGCGAGATCCTCGATACCCAGAAGATGCCGGGCGGGCTCTTTGCCCATAAGGTCACGCCCGCCAAGGCCGCGCTGGCCGTGGGCGACGCGGTCGAACTCAGGGTCGATCACGCCCGCCGTTCGGCGATCCGGGCCAATCACTCGGCCACCCACCTGCTGCACGAGGCGCTGCGCCAGACGCTGGGCGATCATGTCGCCCAGAAGGGCTCGCTGAATGCGCCCGACCGGCTGCGCTTCGATTTCAGCCATGCCAGGGCGATGGCGCCCGCCGAACTCGCGGCGGTCGAAAGTCAGGTCAACGGCTTCATCCGTCAGAACTCGGCGGTCGAGACCCGGATCATGACGCCCGACGATGCCCGCGCCATCGGTGCCCAGGCGCTCTTTGGCGAGAAATACGGCGACGAGGTGCGGGTGGTCTCGATGGGCCGCGCCGCCAGCGGCAAGGGGCATGACGGCCAGACCTGGTCGATCGAGCTTTGCGGCGGCACCCATGTGACGCGCACCGGCGATATCGGGCTTTGCGTCGTCCTTGGCGACAGCGCCTCCTCGGCCGGCATCCGCCGCATCGAGGCCCTGACCGGGCAGGCCGCGCTCGACCATCTGATCGCGCAGGAACGCCGCCTCGCCGAGGTGGCCGAAGCGGTCAAGGCTCCGGCCGCCGATGTCGTCGCGCGCATCCGCAGCCTGGTCGACGAACGCCGCGCGCTGGAACACGAGGTCGCCCAGCTTCGCCGCGAGCTGGCGCTGGCAGGCCCAGCAGGCGCAGCCCCCGAGGCCCGCGATATTGCGGGCGTGCCTTTCCTCGCCCAGGTGTTGCACGGCATTTCCGGCAAGGACCTGCCGCCGATCATCGACGATCACAAGGCCCGGCTCGGCTCGGGCGCGATCCTGCTGATCGCGGAGGCCGACGGCAAGGCCGCGGTCGCGGCGGGGGTCACGCCGGATCTGACCGACAAGGTCTCGGCGGTCGATCTGGTCCGGGCGGCGGTGGCCGAGCTTGGCGGCAAGGGCGGCGGCGGCCGTCCCGACATGGCGCAGGGCGGGGCGAAGGACGCTGCCAATGCCGAAGCCGCGATCAAGGCGGCCGAAGCCGTGCTGGGGGCCTGA
- a CDS encoding DUF1330 domain-containing protein — MPALWIAHVTVTDAEAYGRYAELAGPAIASHGGQFIARGGRFVQLEGRERPRNVVARFPSVEAAVACYNSPEYQAALDHARGASERELMVVEIDE, encoded by the coding sequence ATGCCCGCGCTCTGGATCGCCCATGTCACCGTGACCGATGCCGAGGCCTATGGCAGATATGCCGAGCTGGCCGGTCCCGCGATCGCCAGCCATGGCGGCCAGTTCATCGCCCGCGGCGGCCGTTTCGTCCAGCTCGAGGGCCGCGAGCGTCCGCGCAATGTGGTCGCCCGCTTCCCCTCGGTCGAGGCCGCGGTCGCCTGCTACAACAGCCCCGAATACCAGGCCGCGCTCGACCATGCGCGCGGCGCTTCGGAACGCGAGCTGATGGTCGTCGAGATCGACGAGTAG
- the typA gene encoding translational GTPase TypA, which translates to MDLRNIAIIAHVDHGKTTLVDQLLKQSGAFRENQSVAERAMDSNDLERERGITILAKCTSVEWGGHRVNIVDTPGHADFGGEVERILSMVDGVVLLVDAAEGPMPQTKFVTAKALALGLRPIVVLNKVDKPEAEPDRALNEVFDLFASLGANDEQLDFPHMYASGRSGWADMELDGPRKDLHALFELVLEHVPAPKQLARADAPFSMLATTLSADPFIGRILTGRVESGSVRPGDTVKALSRTGEMLESFRVSKVLAFRGLSQQPIEAGEAGDIVTLAGMSKATVADTLCAPQVTEALPAQPIDPPTISVSFGINDSPLAGREGKKVQSRVIRERLMREAELNVAIQVTDTPGGEAFEVAGRGELQMGVLIENMRREGFELSISRPQVLMREENGQRLEPIEEVTVDVDDEFSGVVIEKLTGVRRGDLIEMRPGGTGKTRIIAHVPSRGLIGYQGEFLTDTRGTGVLNRVFHDWAPHKGPIPGRRAGVLISIEDGVSVAYALFNLEDRGKLFIGAQEQVYQGMIIGEHSRDNDLEVNPLKGKKLTNIRASGTDEAVRLTTPVRMSLEEAIAYIDDDELVEVTPNSIRLRKRYLDPHERKRQARAAG; encoded by the coding sequence ATGGACCTTCGCAACATCGCGATCATCGCGCATGTGGACCACGGCAAGACGACACTGGTTGACCAGCTTCTGAAGCAATCCGGCGCCTTCCGAGAGAACCAGTCCGTGGCCGAGCGCGCCATGGATTCGAACGATCTCGAACGCGAGCGCGGGATCACCATCCTGGCGAAATGCACCTCGGTCGAATGGGGCGGTCACCGGGTCAATATCGTCGACACCCCGGGCCACGCCGATTTCGGCGGCGAGGTCGAGCGAATCCTCAGCATGGTCGACGGCGTCGTGCTGCTGGTCGATGCCGCCGAAGGGCCGATGCCGCAGACCAAGTTCGTCACCGCCAAGGCGCTGGCGCTGGGGCTGCGCCCCATCGTCGTGCTGAACAAGGTCGACAAGCCCGAGGCCGAGCCCGACCGCGCGCTGAACGAGGTCTTCGATCTCTTTGCCAGCCTCGGCGCCAATGACGAACAGCTCGACTTTCCGCATATGTATGCCTCTGGCCGCTCGGGCTGGGCCGACATGGAGCTCGACGGGCCGCGCAAGGATCTGCATGCACTGTTCGAGCTGGTGCTCGAGCATGTCCCGGCGCCGAAGCAGCTGGCCCGGGCCGACGCGCCCTTCAGCATGCTGGCGACCACGCTCTCGGCCGATCCCTTCATCGGCCGCATCCTGACCGGTCGGGTCGAAAGCGGGTCGGTCAGGCCCGGCGATACCGTTAAGGCGCTCTCGCGCACCGGCGAGATGCTGGAAAGCTTCCGAGTGTCGAAGGTCCTGGCCTTCCGCGGGCTGTCGCAGCAGCCGATCGAGGCGGGCGAGGCGGGCGATATCGTCACGCTTGCGGGCATGTCGAAGGCGACCGTCGCCGACACGCTCTGTGCGCCGCAGGTGACCGAGGCGCTGCCCGCCCAGCCCATCGACCCGCCGACCATCAGCGTCAGCTTCGGCATCAATGACAGCCCGCTGGCCGGCCGCGAGGGCAAGAAGGTGCAGTCGCGGGTGATCCGCGAGCGCCTGATGCGCGAGGCGGAACTGAATGTCGCGATCCAGGTGACCGACACGCCCGGCGGCGAGGCCTTCGAGGTTGCGGGCCGGGGCGAACTGCAGATGGGCGTCCTGATCGAGAACATGCGCCGCGAGGGCTTCGAGCTGTCGATCTCGCGTCCGCAGGTGCTGATGCGCGAGGAGAACGGCCAGAGGCTCGAGCCGATCGAGGAAGTCACCGTCGACGTCGATGACGAGTTCTCGGGCGTGGTGATCGAGAAGCTGACCGGTGTGCGGCGCGGCGATCTGATCGAGATGCGCCCGGGCGGCACCGGCAAGACCCGGATCATCGCCCATGTGCCCTCGCGCGGGCTGATCGGCTATCAGGGCGAGTTCCTGACCGATACCCGCGGCACCGGCGTCCTGAACCGCGTGTTCCACGACTGGGCACCGCACAAGGGACCGATACCGGGCCGGCGCGCGGGCGTTCTGATCTCGATCGAGGATGGCGTCTCGGTGGCTTATGCGCTGTTCAACCTCGAGGACCGCGGCAAGCTGTTCATCGGCGCGCAGGAGCAGGTCTATCAGGGCATGATCATCGGCGAGCATTCGCGCGACAACGACCTCGAGGTGAACCCGCTCAAGGGCAAGAAGCTGACCAATATCCGCGCCTCGGGCACGGATGAGGCGGTGCGGCTGACAACGCCCGTCCGCATGAGCCTTGAGGAGGCCATCGCCTATATCGACGACGATGAGCTGGTCGAGGTGACGCCGAATTCGATCCGGCTGCGCAAGCGGTATCTCGACCCGCATGAGCGCAAGCGCCAGGCCCGCGCGGCGGGCTGA
- a CDS encoding multidrug efflux SMR transporter, giving the protein MPKHYVYLLLAVITETMATSSLQASQQFTRLWPSVLVVLGYMFSFYFMALTLKVMPVGIVYAIWSGLGIVLISGIGWVVFGQRVDLPGALGLGMIIAGILVIHLFSKTAAH; this is encoded by the coding sequence ATGCCCAAGCATTATGTCTATCTTCTGCTCGCCGTCATCACCGAGACCATGGCCACCAGTTCACTGCAGGCCAGCCAGCAATTCACCCGGCTCTGGCCCTCGGTCCTGGTCGTGCTGGGCTACATGTTTTCCTTCTATTTCATGGCGCTGACGCTGAAGGTGATGCCGGTCGGCATCGTCTATGCGATCTGGTCCGGGCTCGGGATCGTGCTGATCTCGGGGATCGGATGGGTGGTGTTCGGCCAGCGTGTCGACCTGCCCGGCGCGCTGGGGCTCGGGATGATCATTGCGGGCATTCTCGTCATTCACCTCTTCTCGAAAACCGCCGCGCATTAG
- a CDS encoding YitT family protein produces the protein MPTDMPPLPAPRHTLPDDIQGLVFGTLLVALSVSLLKSAGLVTGQIAGLSLVGTYATGLGFGPVFFVLNLPFYWLGYRRMGRAFVLKTFAAVALLSVFSELLPHVLTIGPVHPLAASLLAGVTAGAGLLALFRHGASLGGVGIMALWLQDSRGIRAGWVQLGFDTVVFALAFAVIQPLTVLWSMAGAAVLNLIIATNHRRDRYIAR, from the coding sequence ATGCCCACAGACATGCCGCCCCTGCCCGCCCCGCGCCACACGCTTCCGGATGACATCCAGGGGCTCGTTTTCGGCACGCTCCTGGTCGCGCTCTCGGTCAGCCTGCTGAAATCGGCGGGGCTGGTCACCGGGCAGATCGCGGGACTGTCCCTGGTCGGCACCTATGCGACGGGCCTTGGCTTCGGACCGGTCTTCTTCGTGCTGAACCTGCCCTTCTACTGGCTCGGCTACCGCCGCATGGGCAGGGCCTTCGTTCTGAAGACCTTTGCCGCGGTGGCGCTGCTCTCGGTCTTTTCCGAGCTTCTGCCCCATGTCCTGACGATCGGCCCGGTGCATCCGCTGGCGGCCTCGCTGCTGGCGGGGGTGACTGCGGGCGCGGGACTTCTGGCATTGTTCCGACATGGCGCAAGCCTCGGCGGTGTCGGCATCATGGCGCTCTGGCTGCAGGACAGCCGCGGCATCCGCGCGGGCTGGGTCCAGCTTGGCTTCGACACGGTGGTCTTCGCGCTGGCCTTCGCGGTGATCCAACCCTTGACCGTTCTGTGGTCGATGGCGGGTGCGGCCGTGCTGAACCTGATCATCGCCACCAACCACCGGCGCGACCGCTATATCGCGCGCTAG
- a CDS encoding NADP-dependent isocitrate dehydrogenase, whose product MTKIKVDNPVVELDGDEMTRIIWDFIKKKLILPYLDLDLLYYDLGIEERDRTDDQITVDAAEKIREVGVGVKCATITPDEARVEEFGLKQMWKSPNGTIRNILGGVVFRAPIICRNVPRLVPGWTRPIVIGRHAFGDQYRATDFRFPGKGQLTMKFVGEDGEVIEKVVYDAPAAGVAMGMYNLDDSIRDFARASMNYGLSLGWPVYLSTKNTILKAYDGRFKDLFQEVYEQEFEDKFKKAGLTYEHRLIDDMVACCMKWNGGFVWACKNYDGDVQSDTVAQGFGSLGLMTSQLMTPDGKIVEAEAAHGTVTRHYRQHQKGEQTSTNSVASIYAWTGGLKHRAKLDGNAPLAHFAETLEKTVVETVESGFMTKDLALLVGPNQKWLTTMGFLEKVDENLNKALAG is encoded by the coding sequence ATGACGAAGATCAAAGTCGACAACCCGGTCGTCGAGCTCGACGGCGACGAGATGACCCGGATCATCTGGGACTTCATCAAGAAGAAGCTGATCCTGCCCTATCTCGACCTCGACCTGCTTTATTACGATCTCGGCATCGAAGAGCGCGACCGGACCGACGACCAGATCACCGTCGATGCGGCCGAGAAGATCAGGGAAGTGGGCGTCGGCGTGAAATGCGCCACCATCACTCCCGACGAGGCGCGGGTCGAGGAATTCGGCCTCAAGCAGATGTGGAAATCGCCCAACGGCACGATCCGCAACATCCTGGGCGGCGTCGTCTTCCGCGCGCCGATCATCTGCCGGAACGTGCCGCGGCTTGTGCCGGGCTGGACCCGGCCCATCGTGATCGGCCGTCACGCCTTCGGCGACCAGTACCGCGCGACCGATTTCCGCTTCCCCGGCAAGGGTCAGCTGACGATGAAATTCGTCGGCGAGGATGGCGAGGTGATCGAGAAGGTGGTCTATGACGCCCCCGCCGCCGGCGTGGCCATGGGCATGTACAATCTCGACGACTCGATCCGAGACTTCGCCCGGGCCTCGATGAATTACGGCCTGAGCCTCGGCTGGCCGGTCTACCTGTCCACCAAGAACACCATCCTCAAGGCCTATGACGGCCGCTTCAAGGATCTGTTCCAGGAAGTCTACGAGCAGGAATTCGAGGACAAGTTCAAGAAGGCGGGCCTCACCTACGAACACCGCCTGATCGACGACATGGTCGCCTGCTGCATGAAGTGGAATGGCGGCTTCGTCTGGGCCTGCAAGAACTATGACGGCGACGTTCAGTCCGATACCGTGGCCCAGGGCTTCGGCTCGCTCGGGCTGATGACCTCGCAGCTGATGACGCCCGACGGCAAGATCGTCGAGGCCGAGGCGGCACATGGCACCGTCACCCGCCATTACCGCCAGCACCAGAAGGGCGAGCAGACCTCGACCAACTCGGTCGCCTCGATCTACGCCTGGACCGGCGGGCTCAAGCACCGCGCCAAGCTCGACGGCAACGCGCCGCTCGCGCATTTCGCCGAGACGCTCGAGAAGACCGTGGTCGAGACCGTGGAATCGGGCTTCATGACCAAGGACCTCGCGCTGCTGGTCGGCCCGAACCAGAAATGGCTGACCACCATGGGCTTCCTCGAAAAGGTCGACGAGAACCTGAACAAGGCGCTGGCGGGCTGA
- a CDS encoding alpha/beta hydrolase, whose protein sequence is MPEVIFPGPEGRLEGRYHPQKDRDAPIAIVLHPHPQFGGTMNNRVVYNLHYAFYNMGFTVLRFNFRGVGRSQGEYDQGVGELSDAASALDYLQSMNQNAKHCWVAGFSFGAWIGMQLLMRRPEITGFVSVSPPANMYDFSFLAPCPSSGLIINGSADRVAPPADTRTLVDKLHEQKGITVTHEEIEGADHFFQDPHMDPMIENVTTYVSRRLTEVTR, encoded by the coding sequence ATGCCCGAGGTCATCTTTCCCGGACCCGAAGGTCGTCTGGAAGGCCGCTACCATCCCCAAAAAGACCGTGACGCCCCGATTGCCATCGTGCTGCATCCCCATCCGCAATTCGGGGGCACGATGAATAACAGGGTCGTCTACAACCTGCATTACGCCTTCTACAACATGGGCTTCACCGTGCTCCGGTTCAATTTCCGGGGCGTCGGCCGCAGCCAGGGCGAGTACGATCAGGGCGTGGGCGAACTGTCCGACGCAGCCTCCGCGCTCGATTACCTGCAATCGATGAACCAGAATGCCAAGCATTGCTGGGTCGCGGGCTTCTCCTTCGGGGCCTGGATCGGCATGCAGCTTCTGATGCGGCGGCCCGAGATCACCGGCTTCGTGTCGGTCAGCCCGCCCGCCAACATGTATGATTTCTCGTTCCTGGCGCCCTGCCCCTCTTCGGGGCTGATCATCAATGGCAGTGCCGACCGCGTGGCGCCGCCGGCCGATACCCGCACCCTGGTCGACAAGCTGCACGAGCAGAAGGGCATCACCGTCACCCACGAGGAGATCGAGGGCGCGGATCACTTCTTCCAGGATCCGCATATGGACCCGATGATCGAGAATGTCACAACCTATGTCAGTCGTCGCCTGACCGAGGTGACACGCTGA
- a CDS encoding Rrf2 family transcriptional regulator — protein MKLSTKGRYAMVALADLSLQPAECLVSLSEISKRQHISLPYLEQLFVKLRRAGLVESVRGPGGGYKLARPASEIRVADVLGAVDETVSAMHTGAGVSGGTSGTRAQSLTNRLWEGLSAHVYVFLHQTRLSDVIKNDLAPCPAVPALFHVVDEE, from the coding sequence ATGAAACTCAGCACCAAGGGCCGTTATGCCATGGTTGCCCTTGCCGATCTGTCGCTGCAACCGGCCGAGTGCCTGGTGTCGCTGTCGGAGATCTCGAAGCGGCAGCATATCTCGCTGCCCTATCTCGAACAGCTTTTCGTCAAGCTGCGCCGGGCAGGGCTTGTGGAATCGGTGCGCGGCCCCGGCGGAGGCTACAAGCTTGCCCGTCCGGCCTCGGAGATCCGGGTCGCGGACGTGCTGGGCGCGGTCGACGAGACCGTCAGCGCCATGCATACCGGGGCGGGCGTTTCGGGCGGCACCTCGGGCACCCGCGCGCAGTCGCTGACCAACCGGCTGTGGGAAGGGCTCAGCGCCCATGTCTACGTATTCCTGCACCAGACCCGGCTGTCGGACGTGATCAAGAACGATCTCGCGCCCTGTCCTGCGGTTCCGGCGCTGTTCCACGTCGTCGATGAAGAGTGA
- a CDS encoding cysteine desulfurase family protein, with translation MPGRVYLDWNATAPLRPEARAAMIAAMDAVGNPSSVHAEGRAARAIVEKARARIASALGAEGAEIVFTSGASEAAALACGGRWLQGSEIEHDAVAAWLDPCLKPDGNGRVTPRLPRESALQLANSETGVIQEIPEGLAVCDMTQGFGKLPVAFNWLGCEMGLISAHKIGGPKGIGALVMRRGCDIEAQIRGGGQELGRRAGTENVIGIAGFGAAAEAAAADLAAGKWAEIAYLRSILENVIAERANKTIFVGKDVPRLPNTLCLATPGWKGETQVMQMDLAGFAVSAGSACSSGKLRPSRVLTAMGLGDEVASSAIRVSMGPGTTEEDVRRFAESWLAAETKFRARAG, from the coding sequence ATGCCCGGGCGGGTATATCTCGACTGGAACGCCACCGCACCGCTGCGCCCGGAGGCGCGGGCCGCGATGATCGCGGCGATGGATGCGGTGGGCAATCCGTCCTCGGTTCATGCCGAGGGCAGGGCGGCGCGCGCGATCGTTGAAAAGGCGCGCGCCCGGATCGCTTCGGCGCTTGGTGCGGAGGGCGCCGAGATCGTGTTCACCTCGGGCGCGAGCGAAGCCGCCGCGCTGGCCTGTGGGGGGCGCTGGCTGCAGGGCTCGGAGATCGAGCATGACGCGGTCGCGGCCTGGCTCGATCCCTGCCTGAAACCCGATGGCAACGGCCGGGTCACGCCGCGCCTGCCCCGCGAAAGCGCGCTGCAGCTGGCCAATTCCGAGACCGGGGTGATTCAGGAGATTCCCGAGGGGCTCGCCGTCTGCGACATGACCCAGGGATTCGGCAAGCTGCCGGTCGCCTTCAACTGGCTGGGCTGCGAGATGGGTTTGATCTCTGCCCATAAAATCGGCGGACCGAAGGGGATCGGGGCACTCGTCATGCGCCGGGGTTGCGACATAGAGGCGCAGATTCGCGGGGGAGGTCAGGAACTTGGCCGCCGCGCCGGTACCGAGAACGTGATCGGCATCGCAGGCTTCGGCGCGGCCGCCGAGGCCGCCGCCGCGGATCTGGCGGCTGGAAAATGGGCGGAAATCGCCTATCTTAGAAGTATTCTAGAAAATGTGATTGCGGAACGCGCAAATAAGACTATTTTTGTCGGGAAAGACGTTCCGAGATTGCCCAACACCCTCTGTCTCGCCACGCCCGGCTGGAAGGGCGAGACTCAGGTGATGCAGATGGATCTGGCCGGGTTCGCGGTTTCGGCGGGGTCGGCCTGTTCTTCGGGCAAGCTTCGTCCCAGCCGCGTGCTGACGGCGATGGGGCTGGGCGACGAGGTGGCGTCGTCGGCGATCCGGGTCTCGATGGGGCCGGGCACGACGGAAGAGGATGTGAGACGCTTTGCCGAAAGCTGGCTTGCGGCAGAGACGAAATTCAGGGCCCGCGCCGGCTGA
- the sufB gene encoding Fe-S cluster assembly protein SufB, whose translation MAALDKADMKNVKEGVDRETVEAVQSMAGKYKYGWDTEIEMDYAPMGLSEEIVRLISAKNEEPEWMTEWRLEAFRRWQKMEEPDWAMVDYPEIDFQKQYYYARPKSMAEKPKSLDDVDPKLLETYQKLGIPLKEQMILAGVEGAEAAPAEGRKVAVDAVFDSVSVGTTFQKELEAAGVIFCSISEAIRNHPELVKKYLGSVVPQSDNFYATLNSAVFSDGSFVYVPPGVRCPMELSTYFRINAENTGQFERTLIIADKEAYVSYLEGCTAPQRDTAQLHAAVVEIVILDDAEVKYSTVQNWFPGDENGKGGIYNFVTKRADCRGPRSKVMWTQVETGSAVTWKYPSCILRGDDSQGEFYSIAITNNWQQADTGTKMVHLGKNTRSRIVSKGISAGQAQNTYRGLVSMHPKAKNSRNYTQCDSLLIGDKCGAHTVPYIEVRNSSSRVEHEATTSKVDDDQLFYCRSRGMDEEEAVALVINGFCKEVLQALPMEFAMEAQQLVAISLEGSVG comes from the coding sequence ATGGCTGCTTTGGACAAGGCCGACATGAAAAACGTCAAGGAAGGCGTCGACCGGGAAACGGTCGAGGCCGTCCAGTCGATGGCCGGCAAGTACAAGTATGGCTGGGATACCGAGATCGAGATGGATTACGCCCCGATGGGGCTGTCCGAGGAGATCGTCCGCCTGATCTCGGCCAAGAACGAAGAACCCGAATGGATGACCGAGTGGCGGCTCGAGGCCTTCCGCCGCTGGCAGAAGATGGAAGAGCCCGACTGGGCGATGGTCGACTATCCCGAGATCGACTTCCAGAAACAGTATTACTATGCCCGCCCCAAGAGCATGGCGGAAAAGCCGAAATCGCTCGACGATGTCGATCCCAAGCTGCTGGAAACCTATCAGAAGCTGGGCATCCCGCTGAAGGAACAGATGATCCTCGCGGGCGTCGAGGGCGCCGAGGCCGCGCCCGCCGAGGGCCGCAAGGTCGCGGTGGATGCGGTGTTCGATTCGGTGTCGGTCGGCACCACCTTCCAGAAGGAACTGGAAGCGGCGGGGGTGATCTTCTGCTCGATCTCGGAGGCGATCCGCAACCATCCCGAGCTGGTGAAGAAATATCTCGGCTCGGTCGTGCCGCAATCCGACAACTTCTATGCCACGCTGAATTCGGCGGTCTTCTCGGACGGCTCCTTCGTCTATGTGCCGCCGGGCGTGCGCTGCCCGATGGAGCTGTCGACCTATTTCCGGATCAATGCCGAGAATACCGGCCAGTTCGAACGCACGCTGATCATCGCCGACAAGGAGGCCTATGTCTCCTATCTGGAAGGCTGCACCGCGCCCCAGCGGGATACCGCGCAGCTGCATGCGGCCGTGGTCGAGATCGTGATCCTCGACGATGCCGAGGTGAAATACTCGACCGTGCAGAACTGGTTCCCCGGCGACGAGAACGGCAAGGGCGGGATCTACAACTTCGTCACCAAGCGCGCCGATTGCCGGGGGCCCCGGTCCAAGGTGATGTGGACCCAGGTCGAGACCGGCTCGGCCGTGACCTGGAAATACCCCTCCTGCATCCTCAGGGGCGATGACAGCCAGGGCGAATTTTACTCGATCGCCATCACCAATAACTGGCAGCAGGCCGATACCGGCACCAAGATGGTGCATCTGGGCAAGAACACGCGCTCGCGGATCGTCTCGAAGGGGATCTCGGCCGGCCAGGCCCAGAACACCTATCGCGGCCTCGTCAGCATGCATCCGAAGGCCAAGAACAGCCGCAACTATACCCAGTGCGACAGTCTGCTCATCGGCGACAAGTGCGGCGCGCATACCGTGCCCTATATCGAGGTTCGCAACAGTTCCTCGCGGGTCGAGCACGAGGCGACCACCTCGAAGGTGGATGACGACCAGCTGTTCTACTGCCGCTCGCGGGGGATGGACGAGGAAGAGGCCGTCGCGCTGGTGATCAACGGGTTCTGCAAGGAAGTGCTGCAGGCGCTGCCGATGGAATTCGCGATGGAGGCGCAGCAGCTGGTGGCGATCAGCCTTGAGGGGTCGGTCGGGTGA